The Gemmatimonadota bacterium genome has a window encoding:
- a CDS encoding type II toxin-antitoxin system VapC family toxin, which translates to MIVDTDIIIDFLRRQSEVLHQVASQYRCHITAISLFELQIGAIRSEQQKQRFSQVLSHFSILPFDANAAHHASTLGRQLQQSGQMIGLPDTMIAGICLSQDLPLLTRNTRHYTRVAGLQIFTPDNLPLT; encoded by the coding sequence ATGATAGTTGATACCGATATCATCATTGACTTCTTAAGACGCCAGTCAGAAGTCTTGCACCAGGTTGCAAGCCAATATCGCTGCCATATAACAGCCATTTCGCTCTTTGAATTGCAGATCGGGGCAATCCGATCAGAACAACAAAAACAGCGATTTTCTCAAGTACTCTCGCATTTTTCTATTCTACCATTCGACGCCAACGCTGCGCACCATGCATCGACACTTGGTCGTCAGCTTCAGCAATCAGGGCAAATGATTGGCCTACCCGATACAATGATTGCAGGTATTTGCCTCTCCCAAGACCTTCCACTGCTCACCCGCAATACCCGACACTATACAAGAGTAGCGGGCCTTCAGATTTTTACGCCAGACAATTTGCCCCTCACCTGA